A region of the Sarcophilus harrisii chromosome 3, mSarHar1.11, whole genome shotgun sequence genome:
TTCCTGTCGCATCCGTCGAATTCACATTTAAAGGGTTTTTCCCCTGAAATAGAGAATAGACAAAGTTATCAATTGCCTTCCAGAAATTTCCAGCTTGATTGTGAAATCCTGAAGAATAAATAAAGGTTCATGTCCCTTTACAATTCACAACCAACCCAAGTAATTTGGTCTGATCCTTTTTTGCAGGTTGCAAATTAGGATGAGGGGGTGGAGTCTATTGGCATAAGAGTTCTCCCTAGAgcataagaaaatagaaatcataGCTTTGGGCTCAGATTATAGCAACAGAAGCAATAGCAATGGAATCTTGTAAAGTctcataaaaatatgaatatacaatatatatatttaaaacattatatatatactttaatgtgtgtatatacatatatacacacatatataaatcaaGAAGCATATTCATGAAATATTATACACTGTTCATTCTTGCACCCTTTCCACACATAATATCTCAACTCCAGAcactcaagaaaataaaaacatttgcaGAAAGCTGGAGAACCCCTCCCCTAAGAACACCAGTGAATGAAACCACACTTTCAAATCCACAATaggaaaataaacatatataccacattcaaattcaaatagagcTACAGAATTATAAGGAAATGGTCTTTTTTTGTCTCAAATTGTGCCCTTCCTCCTGCCTTGTCCCCTAATTTCACTGGTGAAAGGAAATCTAAGAGGATAttgatggggaagggaagaaataaaacaatttctcgtcttaaaaaaaacaaaacagcaccTGTAAAACATAATTTCACCACTGAGTTTTTACAAGCCTAACTGGGCCATCATTGCACTGCTGGTTTCTGCCATCTACCAGCTTTCTTCACAACTTGCAGTGGGATACAGAGCATGACACAACCAAATGGCAACAAATACcaatattataaagaaagcaGTAGATGTATAATAGAACCTTATCCAATTACCTTGAGGCGACGTGCCAGTGAAAAGTATATAAGCAGATCTAATTTAATAGCTTTCTACATTGCCTCAAAGttaaaagacacagaaaatgttTGTCAGGTTTGGGTATTCTCATTACTCTAGAACACAATTTTGTAGCTTTTTCATATATGAATTATATGTAagatttcactgaagaaaaatctATTCTGAAAGTGCAAAGACTCCTTAATgctaaaaaatgaggaaaacagtCACAcctttgtgttaaaaaaaaaaaaatggtagaatctataataacttaaatttttctttttatccatacTTCTTAGAAAAGTGTCTAAATCTATACCtggaaaagtgatttaaaaaaaatctgaaatattgaACACATATTTCCCAATACTCTTTTTCCAACAAGTTTCAGATATTTAGAGAAGGCTGAAAGTGGAAGCTGAAGTGGGGCCAGGGTCCCTGAGATGGCAATGATAGAAAGCCATTGTTGTGTCTGGGCCTTAGTTCTTAAAAAATCTCCACCCCACAATCGCCTTTTTCAGTATTGAAATATCTGAGTATCTTGTCTTAATCAAATCaacatgttttctatttttaatgaagttttgatttattattgttgtttttaaggtCGAAAAATGTTCACATTACTCAATGCTCAAGGAAACAAATGTGTTCAGagattcagaaaataaattactgtatctgaaaatattaacaaatgtAAGTTGACATTCCAAATATATTCTATCTATGCATACAGAAAGTACATGAGGGGGAGGGGGACACCCAGCATCCATAACCAGAATTACATCCTTTAAAATCCTCCAAAACGttagttacttaaaaaaaaatgctgttagCTCTTTTTTTCAAAGCCTCTGTCAAAATTTTGACATATCATATCCATATCAGGTTTCACAAACGCTAAACTTAGTTTCCCACAAACTATAATTGAGATGAGCAGGGAAAGGAAAACTGGTTCTTGTAatgcattggggggggggggggagaagggaaggaagaaagatcgAGAAGGGCAGACTGAACGTGGGAAAATGGGATGGGAGTGATTAGGAGTAAAAGGGacgaaaaaatgaaaaggaggataGTTacgaaagaaaccttagaaaacTATTTCTTTCAGATTGCTTAGTGGGACCATAGAGATAGCCCAAAAGATGCTTATGTTGATTTTATACTCTAGATGGATGACTGCAGTCACAATTTAACTTGTTTAAACTATGTTCCGAGAGGCACTGATTCTGAGGCATGCACCACCCTCTCCTGTGATTCCCAGGTCCAACCGAGAACTTCACAGAAGCTTTCTCGACTGAACCGATACGGATATCGAGCCCATTCATCTTTCAACAGAAGTCTGTTATAAACAACTCCCGCAACCAGTCAGGCTCTGaaactggtcttttttttttaagagaactgTGAATTACTTGCTttagaagaatggagaaaaaccCTAAGTCGATAAGGAAGAACTTCTCGAGGGAGCCCAAATCATCTCTAAAAATGGAAGAAGTTAAGATGTGGAGGAGGGGTAAAAGTGGGGTTGGGGAGTGAAAAACCGCAAACACCGGATAAATAGAGGTAGCTTCCCGGAGAAAGGGGCTGCAGGCAAAGAACACACAAAGCCATTGCTAAACGTACCAAAGATGACAAATAAAAGGCCTAAATGGGAGAGTTTGAATTTGAAATGGCTAGTTTCCCCACTCACATTGTGTGTTAGGGTTGTTACCCAGGGGGAAGTACAACCGCAGGTCCAGGCAATTAAAAGTATTTACATGcaaagatttgtttctttttaactgTAAATAAGTTTCTTCCCCTCCAACCCCCAGTTTTCCCGCCTACTCCTCTCTCACTCCAGCCGAGAGAGTAGGAACTCTGGGATGCTTCACAAAGTTCCAAGGCCTTCTCTCAGTCTTGGGAGGAAGGAAGCCATAGCAGTTCTATAGCAGATAATTTGCTGCCTTTCCCTTATTCCCAGGTCATAGTGGATTTCTTGGGAATAAGGTTCCCTTATgcctaaaatgaaagaaagaataaaaatatttcagggAGTGTGCATGCTTAAGATGTTCTCCCTCAGTtaatgggggagaggaggaaggaaagaaataaaaaattatttatgaaagaatgtttaaaaaaaaaaaaaatccagaacccTTGTCAGTATAGGAGTCTGATCTTTGGGCCTGCTCCTTAGGAGTTCTTGGCTTCTGTGTTCAAGGCCTCACCTTGATCTAGGATGTACACTGGGTGTACTTGGGCTTCTGTCTTTCAGAAAGAGGTCACATGGTCCCATAGGCCCTCAGAGAACTTTTGGGCTCCAGGTGTGCTTTTCTGACTACTGGAGTTAGTAGCTGGGCTTGGGCCTTTCCAAGGTGGAAAGTCTAAAAGCACCAGAGCACCACAGCAAGAAAATGAAATCTCAAAATACTCCAAATCCCACATTGTACTTTGAAGCCTAGCTGGGAATCAACCTGAAAGTGGAAGCCTGCAAAGTAGTAATTTCCAAttaaacagcaagaaaaaaaagggcAGACACCCAAAACCTCTGGTTCAGAGAAGTGTCAAGGAGCAGTAAATTTGGAAGTAAATTTGCTCAGAAAGAATCAGATTTCAGGAGCTGTAAATCAGAGATCTCCCTGTTTTTCAAAGATTGGAAACTGATCTAGACCTTTAGTTGGAAAACTCAGCCTTTTTCTGTCCCTAGAGTCTTTCCAAGGAAGGGGTAAACCTTTTATTTCATAGGGCTCAAAAGGCAGAAGGCTGTCAAGCCTCAAatagtatttcatctttttttttggggggggggagcgaATAGTAGTATAggagaataaatagaaagaaaggttGAAGTAATTGCAGAAGTACTCTTAGTAATAGGCCTTCTCTGATACTTAGGAGTGGTTTGTGAGGTAAGAAGGATGTCCTCCAAAATATTAAGGCAGATACATCTATCTAGATTTGAAAAGAACTGGGAAATCAGACTTCTCCAAGAATCCCCTCTCCCCATCCAAGTAGTGATCAACTGTGTCCAcaacagtttaaaaaataaatggggcTTTAAATGTGTCAGTTTAGAGGAGAAATGACCGCTGGCTCTTAAAAGTCGAAACCGAAAAGGGGCTGGATTTCTTCACTTCTTTCCAGAAACAATTTCGGACTCCTAAAACAAATTCTGCAGATAAAATCTATAATCCTTTCAACCACGGGCCATTCACCCTTAGATTTGGACTACAGCCGTCCGTAATCTGCCTTCCTCTCCACAGAAACACCCGATAAATCAGGAAAGTAATTATGTAAACTCCAGTTCCTTAAGTATCCTCCGAGGGCTAATATTTGTCTGTCACTATAAATCCCAGCTCTGTTCAATCTTATCAGAGCTTCTACCCTCACGCTTCTGCCCTTGGAAAGGAATTGGGGGTGGGCTGAGGGGTTACCTCCGTTACAAATTTCACAATTTAGCCTCATCCCTTTAAATACCCCCAAAGATTACAGTCGAGAGAAGTTTACCATAGAGTTACCTACAGAATCACGCCTcctaattttcccttttcccattccaTTTCCGGCCCAAAGACCAAAATAGACATGAATTTGGAGTTTATTCCTTCTTCTATTACTTCCTCCAGACGCTAGAAAGACTAGAAACCAATTTCTCCATCCCGAACCTTGGGTGCGGGAGGGACTTTATACTTTAAAGATGTTCTCTCACCTTTCCCATAATTATTATGAGGTTCTGGGGCCTTCCCCTTCACCTAAGGTCTTTTCCTTCAGTCAGGAATAACAGACGAAAacatctccctctcccccaacaaCAAAACTCCTCAGTTGTGATACACTCTGCGTGTAGGGGGTGGGGGAAGTGGGTAAAAATTGAAGTGAGTCACCCTCGCTAATCCCCCCTCCCCACTTTgtacccccaccccaccccaacccGCCTCCCGCCAATttcaggagaaaaagaaggaagggggtatggggtgggggtgggggactgCAGACCGTCCACGTAGCTCCTtccacttctcctcctccttcttgggCTGCTGCTGCTTGTAGTGTGGTGATGGTTTGGTGTTGGTGGAGCTGTTTGCCTGTCCCGGGCAGTGGGGCTGGAGGGTAGACTGGAGACTTTTCGCCGTGTTGAAAACACAGCGCTGTGAGTCCTGAGTATGCTACCGAATTACttattcatggaaaaaaaaaaaaggggaaaaaaaaaagagaaaaaaaaaagaagtcacatGTCCGGGTTATACGTATGCGAAGAAAAATAGCAGaagtgggaggggagggggatcAGGACAGAAGaaggagaagcagcagcagcagaagcggCGGCGGTGGCGGAGGAGGGAGGCGGGAGGctgcggtggcggcggcggcctcggcggcggcggcggtggcggcggcggcggcagctgcTATTGCAGCTACAGCCTAGGGAGAGATACCCACCTGTATGAGTGCGCTTGTGAATCTTGAGGTTCTCTGAGCGGGCAAAGACTTTCCCGCAGCCGGGAAAGGGGCAGGGGAACGGCTTCTCTCCGGTGTGCACACGGATATGATTAATGAGCTTGTACTTGGCCTTGAAGGGTTTGCCTTCCCTGGGACAGTCCTCCCAGTAGCAGACGTGGCTGCTCTGCTCGGGGCCCCCCACGTGCTCCACCGTGACATGGTTCACCAGCTCGTGCATGGTACTGAAAGTTTTGGAGCAAGGCTTCGAGGCGGGGGGTGGcgggtgctgctgctgctgctgctgctgctgttgctgctgctgctgctgctgctgctgaggtTGCAGCTGCAGCTCTTCCTGGTCGATCCATTTGCAGATCAGCTCCTGTTTGATTGGCTGCCGCATGTACCGGAGGAAGGCCCCGGCAGCCGCGGCCGCAGCTGCGGCCGCCGCCCCGGGGTGGTGAGGATGGTGATGGTGGGGGTGGTGAGCAGAAGGAGGCGGAGGAGGCGGAGGTGGTGGAGGTGCGGGAGGTGgaggatggtggtggtgatggtgatgccCGTGTCCGGCTGCCGCCGCCGCTGCAGCTGCCAGGTTCAGGTTTAAGTTCAAGGAACCGTAGTTGTGTAGGGAGGCTGCCGCAGCTGCAGCAGCCGCAGCTGCCGCCGCTGCTGCCCCGTAGTGCGAGTCTCCGGAGCGGGGTCCAAAGGGAGGCTCTGCGCGGCCGTACAGTTCCGCGGCCGCCGCAGCCGCTGCAGCCAGACCTAGGCGCATCTGACCATTCAGCGGGTGGGAGTGACTCCCGGGACCCCCAGACGGCTCATGGAGCCCAGGGAACAGCGCGGGACCCCCTCCGCCTCCGCCTCCTCCTGACCCATCCGCGGCCGAATAGGCTCCAGTCGAGGAAATGAACATGCTGCCAGAGTGGGGAGGCGGGGGTGGGTGCTGGGGGGAGCCTGCCCGGGAATGCTGCTCCCCTCCAAGCGCCCCGTGCATGGCCGCAGCGGGGGCCGTGGTGGAAAGGTCTCTCCTGAGGATGAAGTCCCTGCTGTTGGTCTTGCTGCTGCCGCTAATGTTGCcactgccgccgccgccgccgccgccaccaccACTGTTGGTGGCGGTGTAGCTGGTGAGGGcagaaggaggaggggggggggaggggagaaggggaagaggaggaggaaaggggaggggctgggggaggaggtgCAGCCTGCGCTGCACTGCCCCCACCACTGGGGTAGTTGCCTGCGCCGGACTTCAAGGAGAACGCGGCAGTGGCAGCTGCAACCGCCTGGGCTTCAGGGTGCGCTGAAAGCTGCTGGGAGGGAGGGCTGAGTTTTAGCGCGTTCGCCTGAGCCATGTGCTCGGGCCCAAACGAAGTAAGGGCCCCTCCAGGGTCACTCCCCAAATCCCGGGGGTGGAGGTGAGCTGCAGCTGCAGCGGCGGCTGCGGCTGCTGCAGCGTGGTGGTGGGAGTGAGCGGGTTGACTCCCCAGTCCGGGGAAGCCTGTCATACTCTGATGAGGATGGGGCTGAGCCGCTGCCAAATCTGCTAATCTCAGCGCCGGCGGATTCCTCTTGCTCAAAGGGGGCTCCATCAATACTACACAATCAGGCCCATAAACCCtcactgttatttttttccctctgcctGCCTTCaaaaacatgtatatattaagcgctctttaacttcttttgtcCTTGTCTCCTAACTCcgcttattcctttccccactCTGTCCTCCAGCGATTGGCAGAACGAATACCACATTTGAGCTGCACAGTGGGACCGAGATTTTGGAAATGGCACGGGTGGGATTGGAGGGAGTCCTCTGATTGGCAGCAGTCGGGGCTGCCCGATTGGCTCCCTTTCAGGCCTGCGGCTCAGCGGGCATCCGCCCTCATGCTAGCCTCAATCTTTGGTTTCGCTTCTAGCCCCGCTTGCCTCCCGCCCCCTCCTCCCTACGTGCCCCCAGTTCCCCCTTGCTTTCAATAGAAAAGTTGTACTTGTAGAAAGTTTGCTACGCGCGAGTGCGGAATTGAGCGCCTCAGCCACTGAGGGCCGGTGATGTAGATGCACCTTGCAAAAGCCCAACTCGGGGATCTAGCACACCCTCTCTCATCAAGCGGAAAATTAGCTAACCGGCCCTTCTGGGAATTGAAGAGAGATATTCACAATCGGGAATTAGGAAGATTTCACGACTTCTGACGCAACCACTATCCCACGATCACTCAAAGTAAAACTAGCTCTTCTGAACCCCTTCTCCCTTCCGCCTTCCATTTTTCCCTGCACACTCTTCAAATCTCAAGAGCGGTTCTTGGGAAGTGGATACATTTATTCACTTAACGTCACCTGAATCAATGTCTCTTGAAAGTTTATTTCAGGGAAGAAATTGAATGTGTCCCAGTGGAAAGATCAAGGTTACGGTTAAATGACAGTGGAAGTGGGTATTTTTGAAGTTCACAACACCTACTTATTTGATTTCTGAATTACCTGGGTGATTTGACAGTGTAAATAGGATCATTCGggacaaataaaattttttaccTCAATTTTTAGTTAATGGACTCCTTTTCAAGACGATTCAAGACGTTTTCAAGGCGATAGAAATGTAATCTCTGCTCCTTTGCAGATCTGCAAATCTTCCACTTCCAAAAACTGtgcaaaaacaaattctttttttaaaaaaatcctaactCTTTCTTACCTTTTGAAGATAAAGTTGCTGACCTGGATGAGTGACATCTCTCCAAGCTAATTAATGTAGCTGGAATCATTTTTTAGCAGAATTTCTCCTTCTGGTCAGAGCCACCCAACATATTTGTTCATGATTCTCAAAATTTActctatattagaaataatctaataaaaatgtgttttgctCCAACATAATGAAAAACATCCTATCAATTTAGCATCTAATATGTCATctgttactttttttccccttcttacaAACATCTCTGATAGGTAGCTTGCTTGAGAACTATAAGGACCATGAATTTCTTCAATGTACCTCAACTGTTTTCAACGggaaactttctatttttttctctcacttcagTCTTGATGGGGAACAGGTGTACACCTGTTAAGCAAAGTTTTCTGTTTAGCAAAGTAGGATTgggtaaggtttttttttttttttggtttttttttaggcGTCTGACTTTCAATTTCTGGGCATGAAAACTACTCCTCATTTACCAACTATGTACAAAAAAGCTCAGAAATTaagatcaacttttttttttcttgtggggGAATTGTTTTAAATGCAACCATTCCCCCCCCTTCCCAACAATTGTAATGTAGGGTGAAACTTGAAACTAAATGTCAATTTTCTATTTAGAAATATGGACAAGACCTCACCAGTTTG
Encoded here:
- the ZIC5 gene encoding LOW QUALITY PROTEIN: zinc finger protein ZIC 5 (The sequence of the model RefSeq protein was modified relative to this genomic sequence to represent the inferred CDS: inserted 2 bases in 1 codon), with amino-acid sequence MFLKAGRGKKITVRVYGPDCVVLMEPPLSKRNPPALRLADLAAAQPHPHQSMTGFPGLGSQPAHSHHHAAAAAAAAAAAAHLHPRDLGSDPGGALTSFGPEHMAQANALKLSPPSQQLSAHPEAQAVAAATAAFSLKSGAGNYPSGGGSAAQAAPPPPAPPLXPPPLPLLPSPPPPPSALTSYTATNSGGGGGGGGGSGNISGSSKTNSRDFILRRDLSTTAPAAAMHGALGGEQHSRAGSPQHPPPPPHSGSMFISSTGAYSAADGSGGGGGGGGPALFPGLHEPSGGPGSHSHPLNGQMRLGLAAAAAAAAELYGRAEPPFGPRSGDSHYGAAAAAAAAAAAAAASLHNYGSLNLNLNLAAAAAAAAGHGHHHHHHHPPPPAPPPPPPPPPPSAHHPHHHHPHHPGAAAAAAAAAAGAFLRYMRQPIKQELICKWIDQEELQLQPQQQQQQQQQQQQQQQQQHPPPPASKPCSKTFSTMHELVNHVTVEHVGGPEQSSHVCYWEDCPREGKPFKAKYKLINHIRVHTGEKPFPCPFPGCGKVFARSENLKIHKRTHTGEKPFKCEFDGCDRKFANSSDRKKHSHVHTSDKPYYCKIRGCDKSYTHPSSLRKHMKIHCKSPPPSPGALGYPSMGTPIGAPLSPVLDPARSRSATLSPQVTNLNEWYVCQASGTPNHLHTPSSNGTTSESEDEEMYGNSDAARTIH